The genomic stretch GGCGATAAACTCGACCAGTACACTCTCAACTCAGATGCTGAGATATCCTCGCGCGACCGCATTCTCTTTGCCGGAGCTAACACGGCCGCCCCCCTGCTGGTCTGGACTGACAAGGCAAACAAGGTGCTAAAGGTCAACATCATCGGCACAAAGCATGTCGCTTCCTTCAACACCCCTGCCGACGACACCATCGAGCGCATCGTCGTCCATGCCTCCAGCCAGGAAAGTGCGCCAGCCCATTTCCTCGTCGAATACCAGACAGCCGCCGGCCACTCTGCCCATGTTTACCACGTCAACCCCGCCAAGAACACCGTTTCCAAGGCCTACAGCCTCCCTGAGCTGAAGATCAAGGGCACATTCACCACAAGCACAGCAGACGCCAACGTCTACTTTACAAGGGTCACTGAAAATGATGTGACTGTGTTTTCGTCTGCTTCGGATAGTGTCTTGGGCCGTTGGAAGGCGGAGCGTTCAGTCGCACTTGCAGGCGCCTACCCGGTTCACGGACAGTCTGAGCTTGTTGTAAAGGGCGGAGCCGCGAGCGCCATACGATCAGCCGTCCTCTACTCTAACGGACAGTGGGCACTCCTACGCAACGATGAGCTGGCTTGGACCCGTCCCGAATTCCTGGCCACAACTACCTCTGCAGTTTGGGCCGGCCTACCCGAAGCCGAAGCCCTCGCACAAGCGCTCGCCGACGAAAGCCATCGCAACCTGGTCTCTGCGTACATACACCGTGTCCAAAGACATGTACAGGACTTGGCTTACTTCCCGGCTTGGGCACAGGCCATTCCCCAGCGCTTGCTCGGTAGTGTGGTTGGGAAACCAAAGGAAACTACCATCGATGACATCCAGCAGGACACCTTCGGTTTCCACAAGCTCGTCGTTGTGGCTACTGAAACAGGTCGTCTTGCTGCACTTGACGTTGGTTCGCGAGGCAAGGTCATGTGGAATATGCATCTTAGCCAGTTTGCGCCCAATGCAGACTTCAAACACCCTACCCTCAAGGCTCACCGCGGCTACGTTGAAGTCAGGGATACCACATTCCAAGGATCGCTCTTCATCAACTCTACCACTGGCGGTCTTCTTTCCTCCGACAACATTCGGGTAGAGCGTCCACTCGTTTCCGATGCGCAAAATCTGTTGGCATTTGAATTGGTGGATGGCACACTGAAAGGATTTTTGGAAGACCAGCCTGGTTCAGAGCCAGTATGGAGTTTTGCGCCTGTTGGCAAGGAACGTATCGTCAGCTACATCGCTAGGCCGATCAAAGATCCCGTTGCTTCTATCGGTAAAGTGCTCGGTGACAGAAGAGTGCTTTACAAGTACCTGAACCCCAATCTCGTCTTGGTATCAACCGTTGTTGATTCAGCGCGATCCGCATCTATTTACCTGCTCGACTCTGCCTCTGGACAATTGCTACACACCGTTTCACACAACGACGTGGACACTTCTCGACCCATTCCGGCTACGATATCCGAGAATTGGTTCGCGTACTCGCTTACAATTGACTCTGCTTCAGGTGCATCGTCCCGCGGCTACCAGCTCGTCATTTCGGATCTTTACGAGTCACCACTTCCCGACGACAGAGGACCGCTTGGACCCACCACCAATGCTTCAACCGTACGGCCCTCAGGTGCAAACGGTGATTCTGTGCAGCCCTATGTTCTATCGCAGAGTTACCAAGTACCAGAAGAAATCGCACATATGACTGTAACGCAGACAAGGCAGGGAATCACTAGCCGTGAGCTGCTCGTATACGTCCCTGCAACAAACTCTATCGTCGGCATTCCACGTGCGGTCATTGATCCTCGCCGACCGGTTGGCCGTGACCCCACTGCCCACGAGCAAGCTgagggtttggtgaagtaCACACCACTCATCAACTTCGACCCAAAATGGCATCTTACCCACAAATATGAAGTCATGGGCATCAAGAACATCATCACAAGCGAGAGTGGAATCGAAAGTACTAGCTTGGTCTTTGCATACGGGCTAGACATTTTTGGTACTAGGATCGCACCCAGTTTTGCATTTGATATACTGGGCAAGGGTTTCAACAAAATCTCCATGTTGCTTACCGTTGTAGGACTGTTTGTTGGTGTCTTGTTCGTTGCACCTTTGGTAAGTTTCAATCCTCGTAGTGTTGCACCTACATGCGTACTAACAAGCTATTCAGGTTCGAAGAAAGCAAATCAACACTATGTGGACAATGTGATCGAACAACTTGACAGGATACAGTCTAGAAAAAGATGGGGGAACATCCCACAAAGTAGGATAACCCAGCGACCAAGCATCCGGGCAGTAGAAGGTGCTCCGATAGCCAGCCTGAGCCCGATAAGAGTAGAATCAGTAATGTAGAAGTAGTAAGATACCCAGTACCTCCGGATGGAGCTACTGAACCCACAGACAGCGAATGCTTCTGTAAAAGAATTATTCACATATCACCTGCATTATATCGATATCTCCCCTTCTCAAATAACCGGCCAATGCCATCACCTGAGCTTAGATCAAGCAAGCTCGTCGGGAATAGCCGCCAAGACGAGGCTAGCCGACGGAGCAACTAACCGACCAACAAAACTATGTGATGCAATGCATGACGGCCATGTTCAAAATAAACCGCTTAAATCCGCTTATTTCCAGAAGCAATTGTGTGTAATCCCCGGTACATGCAAGAACCGGAGCTGCAAGGGCGGTAAAGCGGGTCAATTTGTCTTCCATTCCGACCCAACTGGTAGGTAAGATACTCCGAGCCCCCTCGGTAAAATCCACGCTTGAGCAACAGTCATGATGTGATGTAAGGACTGCAAATGAAGGGAGCAGTATTTATAATCACCGTGTGCTCTGCGGTGGTGTAGTTGTTGTGTAGCTGTACATTTTTGTACAAATTCGACTGCTGATTTCCAAAGCTTTATTCATTCGATCTGTTGTAGAGAGATAAACCTCGCCATCCGTTCATACACAGATACATCGCCACTACAGTAACTCCGACCCTCCCAAAcaaagaaaaagaaaaagaCACACCAACATGCCCGACCAAACAAAATACACAAACAAGCTCACGGGCGCCCGCGTTCTCATCATAGGTGGCAGTTCCGGCATCGGCTTCGCTGTGGCAGAAGCATGTATCGAACACGGAGCCCTCGTCACAATCTCCTCATCCAACCCCGAACGTTTCTCGAAAGCCGTTTCCCGCCTTCAAGAATCCTATCCCTCGGCCAAGGACCGTATCTGGGGTCTTAAGGTGGACCTGGGCAACCAGGAGACACTAGAGGAGGAGCTGAAAGGACTGTTCGAAAAGACAGTTGAGACGATGGGAGGAGAGAAGTTGGATCATGTCGTTTATACCGCAGGAGATGCGTTGGCGCCTACGGAGTTGGCGGATATGGTAtgtttctctctcttctaTCGTTTTCCAAACCACAACACTAACACACACCCGTCTAGTCCATCCAATCCATCCAACGCGCCGGCACCGTCCGCTTCTTCGCCCccctcatcctcgccaagCACATCCCCACCTACCTGCACGCCCGCCCCACCTCCTCCTACACCCTGACCACGGGCGTCGTGGCCGAGAAACCCATGCCCAACTGGAGCGTCATTGCGTCCTACGCCGGCGCCGCCTACTCCATGGTGCGGGGCCTAGCACTCGATCTCAAGCCCATTCGCGTCAACGGCGTGAGCCCTGGTGCGGTAGACACTGAGATTTGGGATGGGTATGGGCCGGAGGTCAAGGCGAAGATTCTGGAGTCGATGGGGGGCGAAGATGGCGACGGGGAGGGTCGGGAGGCCAGAGGATGTGGCGGAAAGTTATTTGGGGTTGTTGAGGGATGGAAATGTGGATGGGGTTGTTGTTAGGAGTGATGGGGGGGAGTATAGTTATGTAGGGTGTGTGTGGCTTCAGTGTGTTATGCACAATGATCTTACGGATTGAATTAAGAGCCCAATGTTATTTTGCCGCTGTGTAGGGAGTGGTTGTGTCATTTGTATGTATCATGTCCTGAGCCCAGGAACATAATAAAATAATTTTCCATGACCCAGACTATCTCCCCAAAGAACCCAGCTCCAAGCATCACCTACCCCCTAATCCTCCGTCCTCTGCATAAAAGCCCTAACCCCCTTACTATCCAGCCGCGTCACCGGAATAAAGAAATCATGTCCAACCCTCACATCCTCCACCGTCGTCTCATGCAGCTCAAACCTATACCTGCGAAACATCATAGCAAGCGTAAGATACATTTCCACATACGCTAGATTGATGCCCATACAAGAGCGCGTGCCCCTCCCAAAAGACACCATAAAACGCTCTAACGGAATTCCATCTTCCGTCTTTGAGTCGTCGAGCCAGCGCTCTGGGAGAAACTCGAGAGA from Pyrenophora tritici-repentis strain M4 chromosome 1, whole genome shotgun sequence encodes the following:
- a CDS encoding FabG, Dehydrogenase with different specificities (related to short-chain alcohol dehydrogenase) — encoded protein: MPDQTKYTNKLTGARVLIIGGSSGIGFAVAEACIEHGALVTISSSNPERFSKAVSRLQESYPSAKDRIWGLKVDLGNQETLEEELKGLFEKTVETMGGEKLDHVVYTAGDALAPTELADMSIQSIQRAGTVRFFAPLILAKHIPTYLHARPTSSYTLTTGVVAEKPMPNWSVIASYAGAAYSMVRGLALDLKPIRVNGVSPGAVDTEIWDGYGPEVKAKILESMGGEDGDGEGREARGCGGKLFGVVEGWKCGWGCC
- a CDS encoding DUF1620 domain-containing protein → MMPQQHNGQPIDAPADAVVLLSHQRPSVQRLHGKTGRAKWTFDDASGDTPFQLATSPAAVYYIALHTPMLGASKLRVTSLNPTTGDKLDQYTLNSDAEISSRDRILFAGANTAAPLLVWTDKANKVLKVNIIGTKHVASFNTPADDTIERIVVHASSQESAPAHFLVEYQTAAGHSAHVYHVNPAKNTVSKAYSLPELKIKGTFTTSTADANVYFTRVTENDVTVFSSASDSVLGRWKAERSVALAGAYPVHGQSELVVKGGAASAIRSAVLYSNGQWALLRNDELAWTRPEFLATTTSAVWAGLPEAEALAQALADESHRNLVSAYIHRVQRHVQDLAYFPAWAQAIPQRLLGSVVGKPKETTIDDIQQDTFGFHKLVVVATETGRLAALDVGSRGKVMWNMHLSQFAPNADFKHPTLKAHRGYVEVRDTTFQGSLFINSTTGGLLSSDNIRVERPLVSDAQNLLAFELVDGTLKGFLEDQPGSEPVWSFAPVGKERIVSYIARPIKDPVASIGKVLGDRRVLYKYLNPNLVLVSTVVDSARSASIYLLDSASGQLLHTVSHNDVDTSRPIPATISENWFAYSLTIDSASGASSRGYQLVISDLYESPLPDDRGPLGPTTNASTVRPSGANGDSVQPYVLSQSYQVPEEIAHMTVTQTRQGITSRELLVYVPATNSIVGIPRAVIDPRRPVGRDPTAHEQAEGLVKYTPLINFDPKWHLTHKYEVMGIKNIITSESGIESTSLVFAYGLDIFGTRIAPSFAFDILGKGFNKISMLLTVVGLFVGVLFVAPLVRRKQINTMWTM